The Henckelia pumila isolate YLH828 unplaced genomic scaffold, ASM3356847v2 CTG_461:::fragment_3, whole genome shotgun sequence genome window below encodes:
- the LOC140871850 gene encoding pentatricopeptide repeat-containing protein At2g17525, mitochondrial → MPRFCSLSKLLTSRFIQKRLIFSVQSRFISVSPALVPTHQQIAHLLLEQKTASQALQTFKWASEIPNFTHTTSTYRALIHKLCTFREFETVEQLLEEMPESIGSGPGDDIFITIVRGYGRARMIKEVTRVLNLLPKFGKAPSLKLLNSILDVLAKEDIDIAREFYRKKIMGSDLKGDDYTYGILMKGFCLTNRIGDGFKLLQVMKTHGLQINVVVYNTLIYALCKNGKVGRARSLMSEMEDYSDVTFNILISAYCNENNLVPALVLMEKCFDNGFLPDVVSVTKVVKVLCNAGRVSEAAEVLRRVEGKGGTLDVVAHNTLIEGFVRAGKVRAGLGFLKQMEMKGCLPNTDTYNILIAGFCESGMLDSALDMFHEMKRAGVKWDFATFETLIHGLCSSGRTREGLKIFELMEEGKGSSLGRINPYNSILYGLYRENVTTEALEFLKNMRNLFPTAVDMSSRILSWCQDGHIVEAKKVFDEMTAAGRCPSALIYASLIQGFCEKGCIKEAVELMNQMIGLGYFPIASTFNGLINGLCEQRKATRAMRLMEDLKMRGFLPDSESYGLLIDAFCSEGESQKALMLFLEMVGRDFTPDYNLWNAIIPAVSQFRDHKLLQQLTEA, encoded by the coding sequence ATGCCAAGATTTTGCAGCCTTTCAAAACTTTTAACCTCAAGATTCATCCAAAAGCGGCTAATTTTCTCCGTTCAATCAAGATTTATCTCGGTATCCCCTGCCCTGGTCCCAACTCACCAGCAAATTGCACATCTCCTTTTAGAGCAAAAAACAGCTAGCCAAGCTCTTCAAACTTTTAAATGGGCATCTGAGATACCAAACTTCACCCACACTACGTCCACATATCGAGCTTTGATCCACAAGCTGTGCACTTTCCGTGAATTTGAGACTGTAGAGCAACTGCTCGAAGAAATGCCTGAATCAATAGGTTCAGGCCCAGGTGATGATATTTTCATCACAATTGTCCGAGGTTATGGACGAGCTAGAATGATAAAGGAAGTAACCAGAGTGCTCAACTTGCTTCCTAAATTTGGGAAGGCCCCTTCTTTGAAATTGTTGAACTCAATTCTTGATGTTTTAGCGAAGGAAGATATTGATATTGCAAGAGAATTCTATAGGAAGAAAATAATGGGTAGTGATTTAAAGGGTGATGATTACACTTATGGGATTTTGATGAAAGGTTTTTGCTTGACAAATAGAATTGGGGATGGATTCAAACTTTTGCAAGTGATGAAGACTCATGGACTTCAGATAAATGTTGTTGTGTATAATACGTTAATTTATGCTCTTTGTAAGAACGGTAAGGTGGGACGAGCTAGGAGCCTAATGAGTGAAATGGAGGACTATAGTGACGTTACTTTCAACATTTTGATATCAGCATATTGCAATGAAAACAATCTAGTTCCTGCTCTTGTGTTGATGGAGAAGTGTTTTGACAACGGTTTTCTACCAGATGTTGTTTCAGTGACTAAGGTGGTGAAAGTTCTGTGCAATGCTGGGCGTGTGTCTGAGGCAGCTGAGGTATTAAGGAGAGTGGAGGGAAAGGGAGGGACGCTTGATGTCGTGGCTCACAACACTCTAATTGAGGGCTTTGTCAGAGCAGGGAAAGTGAGAGCGGGACTTGGCTTTCTAAAACAGATGGAGATGAAAGGATGCCTACCAAACACCGACACCTATAATATTTTGATTGCAGGTTTCTGTGAGTCTGGGATGTTGGATTCAGCTCTGGACATGTTCCATGAAATGAAAAGGGCTGGTGTAAAATGGGATTTTGCCACCTTTGAGACGTTAATTCATGGACTGTGTTCGAGTGGAAGGACTCGGGAGGGGCTCAAGATCTTCGAACTAATGGAAGAGGGTAAAGGGAGTTCTCTTGGTCGTATCAATCCATACAATAGCATTCTGTATGGTTTATACAGGGAGAATGTAACAACGGAAGCTCTCGAGTTTCTAAAAAACATGAGAAATTTGTTTCCAACAGCTGTAGATATGAGTTCAAGAATCCTGAGTTGGTGTCAGGATGGCCATATCGTTGAAGCCAAGAAAGTTTTCGATGAGATGACTGCAGCAGGAAGATGCCCAAGTGCTCTTATTTATGCAAGTTTAATTCAAGGATTTTGTGAGAAAGGATGCATAAAGGAAGCTGTTGAGCTCATGAACCAAATGATCGGCCTCGGTTATTTTCCCATCGCTTCAACTTTTAATGGTTTGATCAACGGTCTCTGCGAGCAGAGAAAAGCGACGAGGGCGATGAGGCTTATGGAGGACTTAAAGATGAGAGGCTTCTTGCCTGATTCTGAAAGCTATGGTCTCTTAATCGACGCCTTTTGCAGCGAAGGGGAGTCGCAAAAGGCTTTAATGTTGTTTCTGGAAATGGTGGGAAGGGATTTTACTCCTGATTACAACTTATGGAATGCCATAATCCCAGCAGTATCACAGTTTAGAGATCATAAACTATTGCAGCAGCTCACCGAGGCCTGA